From the genome of Nicotiana sylvestris chromosome 2, ASM39365v2, whole genome shotgun sequence, one region includes:
- the LOC104224963 gene encoding uncharacterized protein: protein MEKLEEVTEKKKYTTRPEGELVLKPVEENKKEKPEIVTRPPPPFPQRLQKQKDDAMYKKFLDILSQVRVNLPLVEILQEVTKYARYLRDILANKRRHIEFETVALTKECSTRFQSKLPLKLKDLGCFTIPLSLGKQDIGRALCDLRASINLMPSSLFKQLGFGVLKPSTITLQLADRSLVMPEGIIEDVLVRVGKFILPADFIVLDYEADEEVPIIMGRPFLATGGALIDVREGNLKMRVSDEEITFNVYKELNLPKNYEDLCMIAAVELKGIKQSPYANYSDSDGTTELEEVVLQAECVRMIEKRARDERGDLLRVSKKARLNGRKKKRKRPA from the coding sequence ATGGAAAAATTAGAAGAAGTTACAGAGAAAAAGAAGTATACAACTAGACCTGAAGGAGAATTAGTTCTTAAACCCGTCGaggagaataagaaagaaaagccaGAAATTGTGACAAGGCCACCACCTCCATTTCCACAAAGACTTCAAAAGCAAAAAGATGATGCTATGTACAAGAAATTCTTAGATATTTTGAGCCAAGTGCGTGTGAATTTGCCGTTGGTAGAAATTTTGCAGGAAGTGACTAAGTATGCAAGGTATCTTAGGGATATTTTGGCAAACAAGCGAAGACATATAGAgtttgaaacagttgcacttactaAAGAGTGCAGTACTAGATTTCAGAGTAAACTTCCTCTTAAGTTGAAGGATCTTGGGTGTTTCACAATTCCTCTGTCTCTCGGGAAACAAGATATTGGTAGAGCCCTGTGTGATTTAAGGgctagtataaatttgatgccatccTCTTTGTTCAAGCAACTTGGATTTGGGGTGCTTAAACCTTCTACAATCACTTTGCAGTTGGCTGATAGATCACTAGTTATGCCAGAAGGAATTATTGAGGATGTgttagttcgagtgggaaagtttATTCTTCCTGCTGATTTTATTGTTCTTGATTATGAGGCAGATGAGGAAGTACCTATTATTATGGGGCGACCATTTTTAGCTACTGGTGGAGCACTTATTGATGTTAGGGAAGGGAATTTGAAGATGAGAGTTAGCGACGAGGAAATCACTTTTAATGTGTACAAGGAACTTAATCTCCCTAAGAATTATGAGGACTTGTGCATGATTGCTGCGGTAGAACTGAAGGGGATAAAACAAAGTCCTTATGCGAATTATAGTGATTCGGATGGGACAACTGAATTGGAGGAAGTGGTGTTGCAAGCTGAGTGTGTAAGGATGATTGAGAAAAGAGCTAGAGATGAAAGAGGAGACCTTCTGAGAGTGAGTAAAAAGGCTAGGCTTAATgggagaaagaagaagagaaagcgcCCAGCCTGA
- the LOC138885632 gene encoding uncharacterized protein has product MVKLIQSTGKYVGLSHEDPQRHIQNFLEITDTYNYPNVSKDYVRLTLFPFSLLEEAKEWLQKEPANSIHTWDDLARKFLIKFFPTKKTKSLRSQILGFEQRDDETLRQAWERYKKLLRDCPHHCQTDDVLGHTFVDGLDNASKMTLDSSCGGSCMARPYSEIQLLLNNFTTNDHNWQGDGDSRRAIKQKAVGLIELDDVSAMIADIAKLVNQMNKMTMQQTQQMQHVQQMSICCKLCGDSHMSDMCPTNPESIYYVGQQSRGSMNLNAQYENTYNPNWKNHPNFSWGAN; this is encoded by the coding sequence ATGGTAAAACTAATTCAGTCCACAGGGAAATATGtgggtctatctcatgaagacccgcagaggcacattcagaatttctTGGAAATTACGGACACTTACAATTATCCGAacgtttccaaggactatgtcaggctgacACTTTTCCCATTTTCACTGCTGGAGGAAGCTAAGGAATGGTTGCAAAAGGAGCCCGCGAACTCAAtccacacttgggatgatctagcaaggaaattcttaatcaagtttttccccactaagAAGACAAAGTCATTGAggagtcagattcttgggttCGAACAACGGGATGATGAGACACTTCGTCAAGcgtgggaaagatacaagaagcTACTCAGAGACTGCCCACATCATTGTCAGACTGATGATGTATTGGGTCACACTTTTGTTGATGGGCTAGATAATGCATCAAAGATGACTCTTGATTCATCTTGTGGGGGTAGTTGCATGGCTAGACCGTACAGTGAAATCCAACTCTTGCTAAATAACTTCACtactaatgatcataattggcaaggaGATGGGGATTCACGAAGGGCAATTAAACAGAAGGCAGTCGGGTTGATTGAGCTTGATGACGTCTCAGCCATGATAGCCGATATAGCAAAATTAGTAAATCAGATGAATAAAATGACAATGCAACAAACACAACAGATGCAACATGTACAACAAATGTCTATTTGCTGCAAACTATGTGGTGACAGTCATATGAGTGACATGTGCCCCACGAATCCTGAATCTATATACTATGTGGGGCAACAGAGCAGAGGTTCAATGAATCTGAATGCACAATATGAGAACACTTACAACCCAAATTGGAAGAATCATCCCAACTTCTCATGGGGTGCAAATTAG